The following DNA comes from Aquipuribacter sp. SD81.
GGGACGAGATCGGCTACACCGGCTCGGTGGTCCGGCGCACCAGCGCGGACGCCGACTACCTCGTCGACAACCCCAACCGTCGCTGCCCCGTCATCGCCAAGGCCCGCGAGGAGCTCGGGTACGAGCCCACCGTGACGATCGACGAGGGCCTGCGACGGGCCCTCGTCTGGTACCGGGACAACCGGACCGCAGAGGAGTCCTGACGTGCGCGTCTCCGTCGTCGGCACCGGTTACGTCGGCCTCGTCTCCGGGGCCGGCCTCGCCGACGCCGGCCACCACGTGGTCTGCGTCGACGTGGACGCCGAGAAGGTGGAGCTGATCAACTCCGGCGTGCCGCCCATCTTCGAGGACGGCCTCGAGGACCAGCTCCAGCGGGTCGTGGGGGACCGCCTCAGCGCCACGACCGACCTGCGGGCGGCCGTGCTCGGCAGCGACCTCACGCTGATCGCGGTCGGCACCCCGTTCGACGGCCAGCACATCGACCTCGGCTACGTCCGCGAGGCGTCGCGGCAGATCGGCGAGGCGCTGCGCGACAAGGACGGCTACCACGTGGTCGTCGTCAAGAGCACCGTCGTGCCCGGCACCACCGTCGACGTGGTCCTGCCGGTGCTGGAGGAGGCGTCGGGCAAGCGCGCGGGGGAGGACTTCGGGGTCGGCATGAACCCGGAGTTCCTCGCCGAGGGGGCCGCGGTCGTCGACTTCACCCGCCCGGACCGGATCGTGCTCGGCGGGATCGACGAGCGGTCCCAGGACGCGCTGGCCGAGCTGTTCGCGCCGTTCGCGGACGCCACCACCGTGCGGACGGACCCGACCACGGCCGAGATGATCAAGTACACGGCCAACTCGCTGCTCGCCACGATGATCTCGTTCTCCAACGAGATCGGGAACCTCTGCGCCGAGGTCGGGGTCGACGTCGTGGACGCCATGGCGGGCGTCCACCTGGACAAGCGGCTCTCCCCGGTGCAGCCGGACGGCAGCCGGGTCCGACCCGGGTTCCTGTCCTTCCTGGCCGCCGGCTGCGGCTTCGGCGGCAGCTGCTTCCCCAAGGACGTCAAGGCGCTGGTCGCCTACGGGCAGGACCACGGCCACCCGATGCCGCTGCTGGACGCCGTCATCACGACGAACGCCGCCCAGCCCGGGCGGGTGCTCGACCTGCTGCGCGAGCACGTGCCGAGCCTGGCCGGGACCCGGGTGACCGTGCTCGGGATGGCCTTCAAGCCCGGGACCGACGACGTGCGGGAGTCGCCGTCGCTGCCGGTGACGGCGGCGCTGCTGCGGGCCGGCGCCGTCGTGACGGCCTACGACCCGGTGGCGCAGGACACGGCGGCCCGGGTCGTCGGTGACGACGTCGTGTTCGCGACGACGCTCGCCGAGGCCCTCGACGGGGCGGACGCGGTGCTCCTCATGACCCGGTGGGCGGAGTTCGAGCGCGTGCCCGCGGTGCTGCGCGACCTGGGGCAGCAGCCGGTCGTCGTCGACGGTCGCCGGCTCCTGCCCAAGGACTCGGTCGCGCGCTACACGGGCATCGGCCTGCGGTCGTCCCGGTAGGGTCCGGCTCGTGGGCGAGATGCAGATCGGCGAGCTCGCCGCCCGGTCCGGCATGTCGCTCAACACGCTGCGGCACTACGACGAGGTGGGCCTCGTCAGCCCGTCGCGTCGCAGCCCGGGCGGGTTCCGGCTGTACTCCGAGGAGGACCTGACGCGGCTGCTCCTCATCCGCCGCATGAAGCCGCTCGGGTACGGCCTGGAGGAGATGCGCGCCCTGCTCGAGGTCGTGGACCGCCTGGCCGCCAGCAGCGGCCCGGACGCGGCGGCGCTGCGCGGCGAGCTGGACGACGTGCTCGCGGGCGCCCGGGAGCGGCGGGCGCGGCTGGCCCGGACGCTGGAGATGGCGGACGAGTTCGTGTCCCTGCTCGAGGACCACGCGCGGGCTCCTGCGAGCGGCTGAACCTACTCTCGGGTGAGGGTAGGTTCACCGGGTGGGCACCGGCAGGTCCTCCTCGGGAGCGCGCGAGCGGTCCGGGACAGGCGGTGCCCACGGCGCCGCCGTCGCCCCGGCCCCCGCGCCGCGCGAGCACTGGATGGACGTGGTCCGCGGGGTGGCGGTCTCGCTCGTCGTCCTCCTGCACGCCGCGGTCATCGTCGAGGGCCGCGGCGAGCTCCCCGTGCCGGCGTGGGTCGACACCGCGAACGACGTCGTCGCCCCGTTCCGCATCCCCCTCCTCGTCATGCTGTCGGGGATGCTCCTGGGGCCGTCGCTGGCGAAGGGCTCGCGGCGCTTCCTCGTCGGGAAGCTGCGGGCGATCGGCTGGCCGTACCTCGTGTGGACCGGGGTGTTCGTCGTGGTGACGACGCGCGTCGAGGACACCGCGGCCTTCCTCGCCGGGTCGACGTACCTGTGGTACCTGCTCTTCCTCCTCGCCTACTACGTGGCCGCCTGGGCGCTGCGTCCGGTGCCCGCCTGGCTCGTGGCGGCGGCGGCGTACACCGGCGCGGTGCTGGCTCCCGAGGACACGAAGTACCTCGAGCGCCTGCTCTACCTCTTCGCCCTCTTCCTTCTGGGGCACGTCGTCGCCGGTGTCCTGCGCGCGGGCGGGCGGTTCCGGACCTCGCCGTGGACCCTCGTGGCCGGCGTCGCCCTCCTCGGGCTGCAGGTCGTGCTGCCCGCGCCGCTCGCCGGGTACGGGCCGGGGACGCTGCCCGCCACCCTCGGGGGCTTCCTCCTGCTGTCGCGCCTCGCGCAGCTGACGGCCGGGTCGCGGCCGGCGGCGCCGCTGCGCTACGTGGGGGAGAGCTCCCTCGTGTACTACGTGTCGCACTTCCCGGTGATGCTCGTCGCCTCGGCGGTCGTCACCCGGACCGGCCTGGACGACGGGACCGCGGTGGCGCTCGCGTGCGCGGTCGTCGCCTTCGGCGTCGGCACCGTCCTCGCCGCGCAGCGCGGCCGGCCGGCCGTCCGCTGGCTGTTCCTCGCCCCCTGGGGCGACCCGTCCCGCGCGGGGCCACGCGTGTGACGAGGTGTCGCAGAAGGGCGTCCCGAGCGGCGCCCAGCCGCTAGCCTCACGGGGTCCGGGTGGGTGCGGCCCACCCGGCGTGCTCTTGCAGGACGGACTGCACGTGACGGCGCCGGACCTGCCTGCGCCCGTCGGGTGCGACGGAGGAGATCGAACGGTGCGAGACGACGAGCTGGCGGTGTCCCTCGCCGCCGCGGCGGGCGGACGCCTGCTCGAGGTGCGCTCCAGCGACCTCGAGGGGACGGCGCTCAAGGCGGAGGGCGACCGGGCGGCCCAGGAGGTGCTCGCCCGGCTGCTCGCCGAGCACCGGCCGGGCGACGCCGTCCTGAGCGAGGAGGCCGCCGACGACCCCTCCCGGCTCGGCGCCGACCGGGTGTGGATCATCGACCCGCTCGACGGCACGAGGGAGTTCTCCGAGCGCCCGCGCGAGGACTGGGCGGTGCACGTCGCGCTGTGGGCCGACGGCGAGCTCGTCGCCGGCGCCGTCACGCAGCCCGCGGCCGACGTCGTCCACAGCACGCGGGACGAGACGGACCTGGTGCCGCCGGGGGACCGGCTGCGGCTGGCCGTGAGCCGGTCCCGCCCGCCCGCCTTCGTCCAGCGGCTCGCCGACGCCCTCGACGCGGAGCTCGTGGCCATGGGCTCCGCCGGGGTCAAGGCGATGTCCGTGCTGCGCGGGGAGACCGACGCCTACGTGCACGCCGGCGGGCAGTACGAGTGGGACTCGGCGGCGCCCGTGGCGGTCGCCCGGGCGGCCGGCCTGCACACGAGCCGGGTCGACGGCTCCCCGCTGCGCTACAACCAGCCCGACCCGTACCTGCCGGACCTCGTCGTCTGCCACCCGCAGGTCGCCGACCGGGTCCTCGACGCCATCCGACTCCAGCTCGACGAGGTGAGCACCGCGCCATGACCGCCCCGCGCCAGTACCGGCTGTCCCAGCTGCAGGCCCTCGAGGCCGAGGCGATCTTCATCATGCGCGAGGTCTGCGCGGAGCTGGAGCGGCCCGTCCTGCTCTTCTCCGGCGGCAAGGACTCCATCGTCATGCTGAGGCTCGCCGAGAAGGCGTTCCACCCGGGCAGGATCCCCTTCCCGGTCATGCACGTCGACACGGGCCACAACTTCGCCGAGGTGCTCGACTTCCGGGACCGCCGCGCCGCGGAGCTCGGGGTCAACCTGCTCGTCGCGAGCGTGCAGGAGGCCATCGACAACGGCACGGTCACCGAGCCGCCGGACGGCACCCGCAACCGCATCCAGACGCCGGTCCTGCTCGACGCCCTGGAGAAGTACCGCTTCACCGCGATCTTCGGCGGCGCCCGGCGCGACGAGGACAAGGCGCGGGCCAAGGAGCGGATCTTCTCCTTCCGCGACGAGTTCGGGCAGTGGGACCCCAAGAACCAGCGGCCCGAGCTGTGGAACCTCTACAACGGGCGGATCCACACCGGCGAGAGCATCCGCGTGTTCCCGCTGTCCAACTGGACCGAGCTGGACATCTGGCAGTTCATCGCCCGCGAGGGCATCGAGCTGCCGTCCATCTACTACGCGCACGAGCGCGAGGTGTTCGAGCGCAACGGGATGCTGTTCGGCGTCCACGAGGTGTGCCGGCCCCGACCGGGGGAGGAGGTGCGGACCGAGCGCGTCCGCTACCGCACCGTCGGCGACGCCAGCCTCACCGCCGCCGTCCGCAGCGACGCGGACACGGTCGAGAAGGTCGTCGAGGAGGTGGCGGTCACGCGGATCACGGAGCGCGGCGCCACCCGGGGCGACGACAAGTTCAGCGAGGCCGCCATGGAGGACCGCAAGCGCGAGGGGTACTTCTGACATGAGCACGACGAGCACGACGAGCACGACGAGCACGACGGCTGCGGCGGCGCACGTCGCCGGCATGGACATGGACCTGCTGCGCTTCGCCACCGCGGGCTCCGTCGACGACGGCAAGAGCACGCTCATCGGGCGCCTGCTCTACGACACCAAGACGGTCTTCGAGGACCAGATCGAGTCGGTGGAGCGCGCCAGCCGCGACCGGGGCGACGAGTACGTCAACCTCGCGCTGCTGACCGACGGCCTGCGCGCCGAGCGCGAGCAGGGCATCACCATCGACGTGGCCTACCGCTACTTCGCCTCGCCCAGGCGCAAGTTCATCATCGCCGACACGCCCGGCCACATCCAGTACACCCGCAACATGGTGACGGGCGCCTCGACGGCCGACCTCGCGCTCATCCTCGTCGACGCCCGCAAGGGCCTCGTCGAGCAGAGCCGCCGGCACGCCTTCCTCGCCACGCTGCTGCAGGTGCCGCACCTCGTGCTGTGCGTCAACAAGATGGACCTCGTCGGGTACGACCAGGGGGTCTTCGACGCCATCCAGCAGGAGTTCACCGACTTCGCGGCGAAGCTGCAGGTGCCGGACCTCGCGGTCATCCCCATGTCGGCGCTGCAGGGCGACAACGTCGTGCACCGCTCGGACAACATGCCGTGGTACCAGGGCTCGTCGCTGCTGCACCACCTGGAGAACGTCCACGTGGCCAGCGACCGCAACCTCATCGACGCGCGCTTCGCCGTGCAGACGGTCATCCGCCCGCAGTCCGGGACGCACCTGGACTACCGCGGGTACGCGGGGCAGGTGAGCGGCGGCGTCTTCAAGCCGGGTGACGAGGTGATGGTCCTGCCGTCGGGGTTCACGACGACGATCGCGGCCATCGACACCGCGGACGGGCCGGTCGAGGAGGCCTTCCCCCCGATGTCGGTGACGATCCGCCTGTCCGACGAGCTCGACGTGTCGCGCGGCGACATGCTGTGCCGGCCGAGGAACGCCCCGACGCCGCGGCAGGACGTCGAGGCGATGGTCTGCTGGATGGACGAGCAGGCCACCCTGCAGCCGGGCCGCAAGTACGCCCTCAAGCACACGACGCGGACGGTCCGTGCGCTGGTCAAGGAGCTGCAGTACCAGCTCGACGTCAACACGCTGCACCGCAACGAGGGCGCCACGCAGCTGGGGCTCAATGAGATCGGCCGCGTGCGGCTGCGGACCACGCTGCCGCTGCTCGCCGACGAGTACCGGCGCAACCGGAGCACCGGCGGCTTCGTGCTCATCGACGAGGCGACGAACCGGACGGTGGCCGCCGGGATGGTGGTGTAGCCGGCCGGAGGCGGCCGGCCCGCCGCCGCTCAGGTGGGCGTGACGTCCTCGCGGGCGACGTCCTGGAACTCCAGGTCGACGTCGTTCCCGCTCTCCGTGGGGAGGCGCAGGACGCCGATGCCGCAGCCGACGACCGTGCCCCGCAGGGTCGACCCGGTCCCGGCCAGCACGATCGCCCGGGCGCCCAGCTCGCCGCCGCCGTCGACCGTCGTGTCGGCCATGTCGACCGCCACGCCCTCGATGATCTCGATGCCGTAGGACTCGCCGAAGTCGGTGAGGCGCACGCCCCGGATCGTCGTGTCGGACTTGCAGTGGATCCCGCGGCCCCCGACGCCCCGGATCTCGACGTCCTCCAGGACGGTCCCGCTGGCGCTCTCCTGCACGAGGATCCCCCACTCGTTGGAGTCCAGCACCGCCCCGCCGCGCACGACCACGTCGTTGGCGCGGATGTTGACCCCGCCCCACTTCATCGTCCCGCAGCCCGTCACGTCCGGGACGATCGTGATGCCGTGCCCCGGCTCGTGGGTGTCGATGCCCGTGGAGGTGGTGTCGCGCACGACCGGTGCCACGTAGATGTCCTCGGGCTCTCCCGTCTGCTGCATGGTGGGAAGGGGGGCGCCGTAGCCGTGGTCGGTGGTGAAGGCGTGGCGGACGCGCTCGATGGTGCCCGTGACCCGCAGGTCCCGGCTGGCCGACGTGCAGCTCACGCCGTAGCCGTAGTGGTCGTTCTCCTGGTCGTCGACGCAGTCGTGGATGTAGCAGTCGACCTCGCCGCCGACCGTGCCGAAGGTCCGCAGCGCGGCGGCGCCGCAGTCCCGCAGCTCGATCCCCCGCACGACGGGGTCGAGGACGAAGTCGAGCCGGACGAGGTTGGAGTAGGTCGCCACGGGGTCGGCGTTCTCCACCGCGCCGGCGCCGTCGAGGGTGAGCGCGGGCGCGAGGCCCACGCGGTGCGCCCGCGGCGCGTCGACGAGGGTCCGCACGAGCGGCTTGTCGACGACGACGGTGCCGTCGCCGACCTCCTCGACCCGGCGGAGCATGCCCATCTTGCTCTTGCCGACCTTCACCCAGTCGTCCGAGCACAGGTAGACCCAGTCGCCGACCGCGAGACCCTCGGTGTCGAGCTCGACGGTGTCGTCCCCGCGGTCGGCGCGCCCGACGGCCCGCACGCGCTCCTCGACCTCGCCGGAGCGACGCAGCGCGATCTCGTCGCCGACCATGTGCAGCACCGCGCCGGCCGGCAGGGTCAGCCGGGACACCGTCCACGGCACCACGAGCGTGCCGGAGATGACGTGGGTGCCGGCCGGGACGACGACCTCGGCGTCGCCGGAGTCCAGGAGGGCCTGCAGCTCGGCGGTCGCGTCGGGCCCGGACGGGTCGGAGACGTTGCTCGGCAGCGCCTGCGCGGGCCCGGAGGGCGTCGGCGCGGCGGCCGGGCCCTCGGCGCCGGGACGCGCGAGGAGCGCGACGGCACCGCCACCGACGACGAGGGCCGCTGCGCCGGCGGCGAGCACGTGCCGGCGGTCGAGGTGCCGACCACCCTCCTCGGGCTCCTCCGTCGGCTCGACGTCGGGGAGCCGGAGGCGGTCCTCCCCACCGGGCGTCACGGGGTGTCCCCGTCCCGGTCGTCACGGCGCGCGCGGCCGGCGGTGGTCATGGCTGTCCTCCTGCACGCGCGACGATCGTCCCGCCCCGCACAAGGTTACGGTCGCGCCGGGACCGACTTCGCCGGAATGCGGGGACCGGGCGCCGGAGCCTGTGCTGTACTTGGATCGACCGCCGGGCGTCGACGCCGAGTCCGCTCGAGCCCGTCTCACGGACCGCGTCGGCGGTCGGCACCGCTCTCGGATGGGGACCAGTACATGGCCGTCGCGCACCCTCGACTGGACGACGACCCTCGCGCCGTCGAGCCCTCGCTCGGGCACCTCGCCCGCGGGGTCTGGCACCGGGCCGTCGTGGTGCTCGGCGTGGTCGTCGTGACCGTCGCCGTCGCCCTCGTCGTCACCGCGCAGTCCAGCCGGACCTACGAGGCCAGCGCCGAGGTGCGGGTGTCGTCCGGCAACCTGCCCTCCGCCGACGGCATGAGCTCGGCCGAGGCCAACACGCTCCTCGCCACGCAGGTGCAGTACCTGCAGTCCTCGCAGCTCGCCAACGACGTCGCGCAGCGCCTGGCCGGGGAGTTCGACGTCATCCAGGTGCTCGTCGAGGGGGTGCCGGAGAGCCAGGTGGCCACCATCACCGTGGTGTCGAGCAGCGCCGAGGGCGCCGCACGGGCGGCCAACACCTACGCCGTCGCCTACGACGAGCGCAGGGACGCCGCCGTCGTGGAGGAGGCGACGGCCCGCGCCCAGCAGACCGAGGGACAGGTCGAGCGGCTGCAGGCCCGGCTGGAGGAGCTGCAGGCGCAGATCGACGAGGAGACGGAGCGGGTCAACGGGGAGATCGCCCGCATCACGATCGCCCGCGACGCCGCCGCTCGCGTCGGCACGGTGCTGGAGCCCTCGGACGTCATCCAGCCGAACACGTCGTTCCTCAACGCCCTGCAGGGGCAGTACTCGGACACCGCCTCGCAGCTCGGCCTGGCCACCACCCGCCTGGAGGAGTACCGCCAGGTCGCGCAGGCCGCCAACGGCGGGGTCGCCATCGTGTCCGCCGCCGAGCCGCCGGCGGCTCCCTCCTCGCCCGGCGCGGCGCAGGTCGTCGCGCTCGCCGGCATCCTCGGCCTCGCGCTCGGGGTCGGCCTCGCGCTGCTCCTCACCGCGCTCGACCGCCGGCTGCGCAGCGCCCGGGACGTCGCGGCCGTCGCCGGCCCGCTCGACACCGTCGGCCCCGCGGTCGGCCGTCCCGACCCCGCGGCCCTCACCGTCGACGGGATGTCGCTGCCCCCGCTCACCGGCCGGACGGTCGACTCGTTCCTCGCCCCGGCGCTGTGGCTCGCGCAGGCCGTCGAGGGCTCCGGGCGCAACCGGGTCCTCGTCACCTCGCCGCGGGAGCCGCAGAGCGCGGCGCCCGCGCTCGCGGTGGCCCTGGCGCGCTGCGGCCGCTCGGTCGTGCTCGTGGACGCCGACCTCCGCAACCACGGCCCGGCCGTGCTCGACCCCACCCGTCGTCGCGGCCTGTCCGACGTGCTCCTCGGCGAGGTCCTGCTCGTCGACGTCCTCGTCGACGTCGAGGTGCCGGGCTCGGGCTCGCTGCGCATCGTCTCCGCCGGCCGGGAGGAGGCGGACCTCGCCGCCCTCGGCAGCTCGGAGATGGGCCGCCTGCTGGAGGTCCTCGGTCGCGACGCCGACGTGGTCGTCGTGTCGGGTGCTCCCTGCCGCGTGGGCCGCGAGCTCGACATCGCCCCCGTGGGCGTCGACGCCTCGCTCCTGCTCGTGACGCTCGGGGCCACCGTCCGCGACGACCTCGACCTCGCGGTCGCGCACGTCCAGCGCGCCGGCGCGCCCGCCCTCGGCGTGCTCGTGGTCGACCCCGACCTCCGCGGCACGGGGCACGGGGCCGTGCCGGGCCGTCGCCGGGCGGCCTCCGACAGCTCGTCGGTGCCCAGCGGGTCCTCTGCGGGCTGAGGGTCAGCCGCGGCGCATGCTGCGCCGCAGGCTCGCCACGACCTCGTCGTCGTAGCGGTCGCGGCCGAAGCGGCGGCGGACGCTCGCGCCCGAGGCGGCGGTCACGTCCGGTCGGGTCCGGGCGAGGTCCGCCGCGGCCGCGACGGCGTCGGCGAGCGCCTCGGGGTCCTCCGGCGGCACGACCGAGGCCGCGGCCTCCCCGGCGGCGATCTCCGGCAGGCCGCCCACGTCGCTGACGACGACCGGCCGCGCCGCCGCGAGGGCCTCGACCGCGACGCTGCCGAAGGGCTCGAGGCGGGACGGGACGACCACCACGTCGGCCTCGGCCAGCACCGGCCAGACGTCGTCGACGTAGCCCAGGAACCGCACGTGCTCGGCGACGCCGAGCTCCGCGGCCAGGTCCCTCAGCTCCTGCTCGTACCACTCGTAGCCCGGGAACACCGAGCCCGCGAGGTCGAGCTCGGCAGTACGGCCACGACGGGCCAGGGCGGCGACGGCGCGGACGGCGACGTCCTGGCCCTTGCGCGGGCTCAGCCGTCCGACCAGCGCGACGCGGGGGCGGGGACCGTTCGGGCCCGGTCCGGGGCCGGGCGGGAAGTCGAAGCCGTTGTGCACCACGTCCGTGCGCGGCGCGAGCCGCGGGTGGTGGCGACGCAGGAAGGCCGCGGTCGCCCGTGAGTTCGCCACCACCCTGCTCGCGAGCCGCAGGGGCGCCACGAGGCACCAGGCCACCAGCGGCGCGACCTCGGACTCGAGCTCGCGCACGTGGCAGACGACGGGCACGCCGGCCAGGCGGCCCGCCGCGAGCCAGTGGGGCAGGGTCAGGGTGTTGACGTAGACGACGTCCGGGCGCAGCGCGCGCACCGCCCTGACGAGGCGGACGAGGTCGACCGGCGCCGTCAGCACGGTGCGCGCGAGCCCGAGCGGGGACAGCAGCGACTTGCGGAGCACGGGTGCCGGCAGGAGCCGGACCGGGCTGCCGGTCCGCCGCAGCCGCGGCAGCAGCGGGCCGTCCTCCGGGACGGTCACGAGCGTGTCCCAGCCCCGTCGGCGCAGGGCGGCCACCGTGCGCACGAGCATGAGGTCGGCGCCGTACACGTCGGGCGACGGGTGGCACACGAGCACCCGGGGTCGCCGCTCAGGCACCGGGGAGCCCCAGCAGCGCGGCGAGCTCCGCGACCCTCGCGTCCCAGCCGTGCCGGGCGGCGACCGCCCGCCTGCCGGCCACGGCGTCGTGGTCGACCGGGGCGTCCATCGCGCGGACGGCCTCGGCCACGAACGAGCCGGCGTCGGAGGCGAGCACGGTGTGGTCGGTGCCGAGCCAGCGCACCGACGGCAGGTCCCGCGCGACGACGGGCAGGCCGGCCGCGAGGTAGTCGAGCACCTTGAGGGGGAAGCTCGCCCGGTTGAAGGCGTCGTCGGCGTAGGGCACGAGGCCCACGTCCATGTGCGCGAGGTACGACGGGACCTCCGTGTGGGGCCGCCGGCCCACCCACTGCACGTTCGGCATCGCGAGCACGCGGTCGAGCGCCTGCTGGGGCGCGGTGTGCGAGCGCGGCCCCACGAGCAGCAGCGACCGTCCGGTGCGTGCGACGGCCTCGAGCCACGCGACGTCCGTGCGCTCCGAGAGGGTGCCCATGAACCCCGCGACGGGCTGGGGGAGGGCGACGTCCGCGGCGGGCCGGACGGTCCTCGCGCGCGCCATGAGGTCGACGTCGCAGCCGTTGGTCCACAGCACGGGGTCGGTGCCGAGGCGGCGCCACTTGTCCTGCAGGACCGGCGAGACGGCCACGACGAGGTCGGCGTCCCGTGCCACCCTCCGCTCCTGCCGGCGCACCCACGCCTCGGAGACGCCCTGGATGCCCGCCCCGGCGGCGAAGTCGTCGGAGGCGAGGTGGACGCGCAGGGCCTCGCCCACGTGGAAGGCCGGGTAGTGCGGCGGGATGACGACCGTCGCCCGCACCGAGCCCCCGAGGGCCCGCACCGCACCCCTGACCCGGTGCCGCAGCACGCGCTCGGCGACCTCGCGCCCGCCCGGCCGTGACTTCAGGGGCGGCACCATGACCGTGAGCCGGGCGAGCCGGTCCGCGACCAGGCGCAGCCGGGGCTCGCGGCCGGACTCCGCGATCCACGGCTTGCGGCGCACCGACATGGGCGTGCGCGGGGGGTCCACGTAGAGCACGGGGGCCCAGCGGGTGAGCCGCTCGGCGATGTGCTGGGCGCCCAGCCGGTTGCCCTCCCAGGTGACCCCGGCGACGACGACGACGAGGCCGTCCCACGACCGCCCGGGGCCGAGCGCCTGCAGCGCGCCCGAGGTGGCTCGCTCACGCATCCGCGGCCCCGCCGCCCCGGGTGCGCAGCAGCCGCGCGGGGACGCCCGCGACGACCGAGCCCGGGGGGAACGAGCGCGTGACGACCGACCCGGCCGACACGACGCAGCCGCGCCCGAGGGTGACGCCGTCGAGGATCACCGAGCCCGACCCCAGCCAGCAGTCGTCCTCGATCCGCACCCCCGCCTGGGTCACGCCCTGGGCCTGGATCGGCCGGTCGAGGTCGTCGAAGGCGTGGTTCTGGCTGTGGATCGAGACGCGCTGGCCCATGAGCACGCGGTCCCCGATCCACACGCCGCCGCTCGCCCCGACGAAGCAGTAGTCGCCCACGGAGGAGCCGTCACCGATCCGGAGGCCGACGCCCCGGTTCCACAGGACGCCGCCGGCCTCGAGGATCGCGAACTTGCCGATCGTCACCCGGCGGCCGATGCGGAAGCCGCGCTCGCTCAGGCAGTGCAGCCGCGTGTAGGCCTCCACCACGGAGCCGGACCCGATGCTGAGGTGCCGACGGTGCCGGACCTGCACGCCGTTCTCGCAGAAGCGGAGGCGGCCGCCGCGCACGCCGCGCAGCGACCAGACCGCGCGGACGGCGCTGACGCCGCGCCGCGTCACCTCCGCGGCGACGTCGCGCCCGTCGAGGTCGGGGTGGATGGTGTAGCCGGGGTCCTGGCGGACCCGGCGCACCAGCCAGTTCGCCGCGCGCCTCGCGGTGCTCATCGCAGGATCCTTTCGCGCAGGTCCGCCACCGTGGCGGTGAAGCCGGTCGTGGTGAAGGGTGCGAGCGTCTCCGGCGCCGCGTCGGCGAGCGGCGCCGCCAGCCCGGCCGGGGCCGGGAAGGCCGGCGCCTGCGCGTCGACGACGTGCGCGAGCCGGCGGACCTTCGGGGGGAAGCCCTCCACGCCGAGCGCGGTGGACACCACCGGACGGCCCCGCAGCATCGACTCCACGACCTTCACCTTCATCCCGCCGCCCAGCCGGATCGGGGCGAGGGTGACGTCGACCCGGTCGTAGAAGTCCGCGACGTCGGCCAGCGGGCCGAGGACCTCGACCCCCGGGCGGACCTGCATGCGGTCGCTCTCCAGCCCGGCGACGACCACGCGCCAGCCGTCGGCGAGCAGCCGCGGCGCCCAGACGTCGTCGAGGAGCCGCAGGGCGTCGACGTTGGGCCAGAAGCCGAAGTTGGCGAGGAACCCGGCGGTCGGCCGGTCACCGGCGACAGGTCGCGCGGCGGTGACCCCCTCGCCCACGGGGGTGGGCAGCCAGCCGACGTCCCGGCCCGTGCGGGCGCCGAGCGTCGTCGCGTCCACCCAGCCGGCGGCGGTCGTCACGACCGCGTCCCGGCTGCGTCGGGTCTCGGTGACCTCGAGCCCGCGCTGCTGGCGGCGCGCGGTGAGCCGGGCCACCCCGCGGCGGGCCGCCACCTCGCGGCCGATGAAGTCGCTCCACAGGTCGGAGTGGTCCAGCCACAGCGGGACCCCCGCCTGCTCGGCGTACCAGGCGTACGGCAGCTGGGAGACGACCACGACGTCGGGGCGCTCCGCCGTGACCGCGTCCAGGAGCGTGCGCGAGCGGGCACCCGCCTCCGTGGGCATGGGGAG
Coding sequences within:
- a CDS encoding Wzz/FepE/Etk N-terminal domain-containing protein, translating into MAVAHPRLDDDPRAVEPSLGHLARGVWHRAVVVLGVVVVTVAVALVVTAQSSRTYEASAEVRVSSGNLPSADGMSSAEANTLLATQVQYLQSSQLANDVAQRLAGEFDVIQVLVEGVPESQVATITVVSSSAEGAARAANTYAVAYDERRDAAVVEEATARAQQTEGQVERLQARLEELQAQIDEETERVNGEIARITIARDAAARVGTVLEPSDVIQPNTSFLNALQGQYSDTASQLGLATTRLEEYRQVAQAANGGVAIVSAAEPPAAPSSPGAAQVVALAGILGLALGVGLALLLTALDRRLRSARDVAAVAGPLDTVGPAVGRPDPAALTVDGMSLPPLTGRTVDSFLAPALWLAQAVEGSGRNRVLVTSPREPQSAAPALAVALARCGRSVVLVDADLRNHGPAVLDPTRRRGLSDVLLGEVLLVDVLVDVEVPGSGSLRIVSAGREEADLAALGSSEMGRLLEVLGRDADVVVVSGAPCRVGRELDIAPVGVDASLLLVTLGATVRDDLDLAVAHVQRAGAPALGVLVVDPDLRGTGHGAVPGRRRAASDSSSVPSGSSAG
- a CDS encoding glycosyltransferase — translated: MRVTVVAISDPWESAHGGTLRTRALARGLLEAGDDVVCLFPAGEASSRTEAGVRLVGVATATTGGRRWPGPVRALKRALLPMPTEAGARSRTLLDAVTAERPDVVVVSQLPYAWYAEQAGVPLWLDHSDLWSDFIGREVAARRGVARLTARRQQRGLEVTETRRSRDAVVTTAAGWVDATTLGARTGRDVGWLPTPVGEGVTAARPVAGDRPTAGFLANFGFWPNVDALRLLDDVWAPRLLADGWRVVVAGLESDRMQVRPGVEVLGPLADVADFYDRVDVTLAPIRLGGGMKVKVVESMLRGRPVVSTALGVEGFPPKVRRLAHVVDAQAPAFPAPAGLAAPLADAAPETLAPFTTTGFTATVADLRERILR
- a CDS encoding acyltransferase — translated: MSTARRAANWLVRRVRQDPGYTIHPDLDGRDVAAEVTRRGVSAVRAVWSLRGVRGGRLRFCENGVQVRHRRHLSIGSGSVVEAYTRLHCLSERGFRIGRRVTIGKFAILEAGGVLWNRGVGLRIGDGSSVGDYCFVGASGGVWIGDRVLMGQRVSIHSQNHAFDDLDRPIQAQGVTQAGVRIEDDCWLGSGSVILDGVTLGRGCVVSAGSVVTRSFPPGSVVAGVPARLLRTRGGGAADA
- a CDS encoding glycosyltransferase, which gives rise to MPERRPRVLVCHPSPDVYGADLMLVRTVAALRRRGWDTLVTVPEDGPLLPRLRRTGSPVRLLPAPVLRKSLLSPLGLARTVLTAPVDLVRLVRAVRALRPDVVYVNTLTLPHWLAAGRLAGVPVVCHVRELESEVAPLVAWCLVAPLRLASRVVANSRATAAFLRRHHPRLAPRTDVVHNGFDFPPGPGPGPNGPRPRVALVGRLSPRKGQDVAVRAVAALARRGRTAELDLAGSVFPGYEWYEQELRDLAAELGVAEHVRFLGYVDDVWPVLAEADVVVVPSRLEPFGSVAVEALAAARPVVVSDVGGLPEIAAGEAAASVVPPEDPEALADAVAAAADLARTRPDVTAASGASVRRRFGRDRYDDEVVASLRRSMRRG
- a CDS encoding glycosyltransferase, encoding MRERATSGALQALGPGRSWDGLVVVVAGVTWEGNRLGAQHIAERLTRWAPVLYVDPPRTPMSVRRKPWIAESGREPRLRLVADRLARLTVMVPPLKSRPGGREVAERVLRHRVRGAVRALGGSVRATVVIPPHYPAFHVGEALRVHLASDDFAAGAGIQGVSEAWVRRQERRVARDADLVVAVSPVLQDKWRRLGTDPVLWTNGCDVDLMARARTVRPAADVALPQPVAGFMGTLSERTDVAWLEAVARTGRSLLLVGPRSHTAPQQALDRVLAMPNVQWVGRRPHTEVPSYLAHMDVGLVPYADDAFNRASFPLKVLDYLAAGLPVVARDLPSVRWLGTDHTVLASDAGSFVAEAVRAMDAPVDHDAVAGRRAVAARHGWDARVAELAALLGLPGA